Proteins encoded within one genomic window of Chelatococcus sp. HY11:
- the ccoS gene encoding cbb3-type cytochrome oxidase assembly protein CcoS, with translation MSSLAFLIPLALVFGGAALAALFWSLRSSQYDDLDGAAERIFLDPDDDRADADTLGLPPGQVAQSAKAVSQPGEIWPAVQKGQDP, from the coding sequence ATGAGCAGCCTCGCCTTTCTTATCCCCCTGGCGCTGGTGTTCGGCGGTGCGGCATTGGCCGCCTTGTTCTGGTCGTTGCGCAGCAGCCAGTATGACGATCTGGATGGAGCGGCCGAGCGGATTTTCCTCGATCCCGACGACGACCGGGCCGACGCGGATACTCTTGGCTTGCCTCCGGGACAGGTTGCACAGTCCGCAAAAGCTGTCTCCCAGCCCGGAGAGATTTGGCCCGCCGTACAGAAAGGTCAGGACCCATGA
- a CDS encoding group III truncated hemoglobin: MKGRPVPMRTILVDGKPLPDILDEAMIHAVVHGFYGRIREDALLGPVFKAAIAPAAWPHHLDKMCDFWSSMLLRTGRYEGRPLPPHLAIPGLAEEHFRRWLTLFQATVNALCPPEVAELFLDRALRIAHSFRLAIAFSRGENSMEVHPILQDSL, encoded by the coding sequence ATGAAAGGTCGCCCGGTGCCGATGCGCACGATCCTGGTGGATGGCAAGCCGCTGCCTGACATTCTCGACGAGGCGATGATCCACGCCGTCGTGCATGGCTTCTATGGCCGGATTCGTGAGGATGCCTTGCTCGGACCGGTGTTCAAAGCGGCGATCGCGCCGGCCGCCTGGCCCCATCATCTCGACAAGATGTGCGATTTCTGGTCGTCAATGCTGTTGCGCACCGGTCGTTACGAGGGCAGGCCGTTGCCTCCGCATCTTGCCATCCCGGGACTGGCCGAAGAGCATTTCCGGCGTTGGCTGACACTGTTCCAGGCGACGGTCAATGCGCTCTGCCCGCCGGAAGTGGCGGAGCTTTTCCTGGATCGCGCCTTGCGCATCGCCCATTCCTTTCGCCTGGCGATCGCTTTCAGCCGTGGCGAGAATTCCATGGAGGTTCATCCGATCCTCCAAGACAGCCTTTGA
- a CDS encoding LysR family transcriptional regulator: MDNRFGEMQVFIRVVETGSFSEAARALRMTPSTVSKLIARIEERLGARLLERSTRRLSLTAEGQTYYERSQVLLGELDEMERGLSRGAASLGGTIRVNASVAFGIIGLEPILPAFWKAYPDIVVDLSLSDEIIDLYLDRTDVAFRTGSLPASSMMARRIGIARRKIVASPSYLERHGVPHTIEDLARHNCLGFNFRRSSPVWPLKESGRIVDRAVRGSLLANNGETVRRMAVSGIGLARLGDYHARADIAAGRLVEVLGDVVQVDEEEIHALYLGGSRMPQRVRAFLDCVVPPLQSFLAAE, translated from the coding sequence ATGGATAATCGGTTCGGGGAGATGCAGGTCTTTATCCGGGTCGTTGAGACCGGCAGCTTTTCGGAAGCCGCTAGAGCGCTTCGGATGACCCCATCTACCGTTAGCAAGCTCATAGCGCGCATCGAGGAGCGCCTTGGAGCCAGGCTTCTTGAGCGGTCGACGCGTCGACTATCGCTGACGGCGGAAGGGCAGACCTACTATGAGAGAAGCCAGGTGTTGCTGGGCGAGCTCGACGAAATGGAGCGTGGCCTTTCCCGAGGCGCGGCAAGCCTTGGCGGGACCATTCGCGTCAATGCGTCCGTCGCGTTTGGAATCATTGGGCTGGAACCGATTCTGCCCGCTTTCTGGAAGGCTTATCCTGATATCGTCGTAGACCTCTCACTGTCGGATGAGATCATCGATCTTTATCTCGACAGAACAGATGTCGCCTTCCGCACGGGCAGCCTGCCCGCCTCCAGCATGATGGCGCGGCGCATCGGCATAGCGCGCCGCAAGATCGTTGCCTCACCGTCCTATCTCGAGCGACACGGTGTTCCCCACACAATCGAGGATCTCGCTCGGCACAACTGCCTCGGTTTCAATTTCCGCAGGTCGTCGCCGGTCTGGCCGCTCAAGGAAAGTGGACGGATCGTCGATCGGGCCGTGCGCGGGTCCCTCCTGGCCAACAATGGAGAAACCGTGCGCCGCATGGCGGTGTCGGGCATCGGCCTCGCCAGGCTCGGGGACTACCACGCGCGCGCCGACATAGCCGCCGGGCGTCTCGTTGAGGTGCTGGGCGATGTCGTGCAGGTCGATGAAGAGGAGATCCATGCCCTCTATCTCGGTGGTTCCCGCATGCCGCAACGCGTGCGGGCATTTCTCGATTGTGTGGTCCCGCCGCTCCAATCGTTCCTTGCCGCCGAATGA
- a CDS encoding aldo/keto reductase, with translation MQTILAHGARIPALRFGLFRMSDAEVERAIPAALAAGFRHFDTAQIYDNEAALGRALQGAGARREDIFLTTKVWVDNYRPERFAASVEESLEKLKVDRVDLLLLHWPGNTVPIADQIAMLNAVREAGKTDHIGVSNQNVAQLKEAITVSPAPIVANQIEVHPYLDQHAIAGVARAAGVAITAYFGMADGRVPQDPVLREIGARYGKTAAQVALRWLVQQGFIALSKTARPERVAENAAIFDFTLSVADMTAIGGLARPDGRLVSPDGLAPDWD, from the coding sequence ATGCAGACCATTTTGGCGCACGGCGCCCGTATTCCCGCCCTCCGATTCGGCCTGTTCCGCATGTCCGATGCCGAAGTGGAACGCGCGATTCCGGCAGCGCTGGCCGCTGGCTTCCGCCATTTCGATACGGCACAGATCTACGACAATGAAGCCGCGCTAGGTCGGGCCCTTCAGGGGGCAGGGGCGCGGCGCGAGGATATCTTCCTGACGACGAAGGTGTGGGTCGACAACTATCGACCCGAACGCTTCGCTGCGTCGGTCGAGGAAAGCCTGGAAAAGTTGAAGGTCGACCGCGTCGACCTTCTTCTGCTGCATTGGCCGGGAAACACCGTGCCGATCGCCGATCAGATCGCGATGCTGAACGCGGTGCGTGAGGCGGGCAAGACCGACCACATCGGCGTCAGCAACCAGAATGTCGCGCAGTTGAAGGAGGCGATCACGGTGAGTCCGGCGCCGATCGTCGCCAACCAGATCGAGGTGCATCCCTATCTGGATCAGCATGCCATCGCGGGAGTGGCAAGGGCGGCCGGTGTCGCGATCACCGCCTATTTCGGCATGGCAGACGGCCGGGTGCCGCAAGATCCGGTTCTACGAGAGATCGGTGCCCGCTACGGCAAAACCGCCGCGCAGGTCGCATTGCGCTGGCTGGTGCAGCAGGGATTCATAGCATTGTCCAAGACCGCGCGGCCAGAGCGCGTCGCCGAGAATGCCGCGATCTTCGATTTTACATTGAGTGTTGCCGACATGACGGCAATCGGTGGGCTCGCCAGGCCTGATGGCCGGCTCGTGAGCCCTGACGGCCTGGCGCCGGATTGGGACTGA
- a CDS encoding MFS transporter, whose product MDLCTTADEASAVADRSRSHSSWPLLALAVGAFGIGTTEFAPMGLLPVIAEGVGASIPEAGLLVSAYALGVLLGAPLMTLGLGRVSRKTALIVLMAIFTVGNLLSAAAPGYGTLMMARLVTSLAHGAFFGLGSLVAASVVPPGKGASAVATMFLGLTIANVGGVPAATWVGQQIGWRMAFAGTAGLGLLAMAALAFALPRGERGQMPDLRRELSVLSRPAVLTAFATTVLGSGAMFTLYTYVAPVLANLNGAQPGFITMMLVLIGIGFTVGNMAGGRLADRSLDGSLLLFLALLAAIMLVFPLLARSELGAAVALLAWGAATFAVVPPLQMRVMQLAVEAPGLASSVNVGAFNLGNALGAGVGGAVIALGLGYAAVPIAGAFLAGGGLLLVLAGRASRPARA is encoded by the coding sequence ATGGATCTCTGCACAACCGCCGATGAGGCATCCGCGGTAGCCGATCGGTCACGGTCACATTCATCCTGGCCCCTACTGGCCCTGGCAGTGGGTGCGTTTGGGATCGGGACGACGGAATTTGCGCCCATGGGACTGCTTCCGGTCATTGCCGAGGGTGTGGGCGCCTCCATTCCGGAGGCAGGTCTGCTCGTCAGTGCCTATGCGCTCGGTGTGTTGTTGGGGGCGCCCCTGATGACGCTGGGGTTGGGGCGGGTTTCACGCAAGACCGCGCTGATCGTGCTCATGGCGATCTTCACCGTCGGCAATCTCCTGTCCGCGGCCGCGCCCGGCTATGGCACCTTGATGATGGCCCGGCTCGTGACCAGCCTGGCCCATGGCGCGTTCTTTGGCCTGGGGTCGCTGGTCGCAGCCAGTGTCGTGCCTCCAGGCAAGGGTGCGAGCGCGGTTGCGACCATGTTCCTCGGTCTCACGATCGCCAATGTGGGTGGTGTGCCGGCCGCGACCTGGGTCGGGCAGCAGATCGGTTGGCGCATGGCATTTGCGGGAACCGCGGGGCTCGGGTTGCTTGCGATGGCCGCGTTGGCCTTCGCGCTGCCACGGGGCGAACGTGGGCAGATGCCAGACCTCCGTCGCGAATTGAGTGTTCTCAGCAGACCAGCGGTGCTGACCGCGTTCGCGACCACCGTTCTCGGTTCTGGCGCAATGTTCACGCTTTACACGTACGTGGCTCCGGTTCTCGCCAATCTCAATGGTGCGCAGCCCGGTTTCATCACGATGATGCTTGTGTTGATCGGCATCGGCTTCACCGTCGGCAATATGGCCGGAGGGAGGCTCGCGGATCGCTCGCTGGACGGCAGTCTGTTGCTGTTCCTCGCCCTGTTGGCAGCGATCATGCTGGTCTTTCCGCTGTTGGCGAGAAGCGAACTCGGCGCTGCGGTAGCGCTTTTGGCTTGGGGCGCCGCGACCTTCGCCGTGGTGCCGCCGTTGCAGATGCGCGTGATGCAACTTGCGGTCGAAGCCCCCGGGCTAGCCTCTTCCGTCAATGTCGGCGCCTTTAATCTGGGGAATGCCCTCGGAGCGGGCGTCGGTGGCGCCGTGATCGCCCTCGGGCTGGGTTACGCGGCAGTGCCGATTGCCGGCGCTTTCCTTGCGGGCGGCGGTCTCCTGCTTGTTCTCGCTGGACGAGCGAGCCGCCCCGCGCGCGCTTGA
- a CDS encoding TerC family protein — protein MEFLADPNIWIGLVTLIVLEVVLGIDNLVFIAILADKLPPSQRNKARVIGLSLALIMRIGLLFSISWIVTLTRPIFSVGDFSFSGRDLILIVGGVFLLAKGTMELHERLEGAHKPKEGKVVHAVFWQVIVQIVVLDAVFSLDSVITAVGMVDQLWVMIVAVCVAMAVMMAASRPLMAFVSKHPTVVILCLGFLLMIGFSLVVEGFGMHIPKGYLYAAIGFSVLIEAANQVGRHNREKLISTGDLRERTSEAVLRMLGGRVGQAPMGETIDVIAEQAAQSDLFRPEEKEMIRGVLDLGERPVSSIMSPRNEVEWLDLNESAEQLQASIRKLTHGRVILAREKVDDFVGVAITKELLNILIDGKPIDWGRVTRQPVIVHETTDVLKVMEQLRGSPVQLAMIVDEYGSFEGIATPTDILEAIAGEFPDMDEEAAAVDRQEDGSWLVDGFIDIRQLSGAIGHDLVDDSNRYFTLGGYILTHLGHLPAIGETLELEGLRFGIVSLDKRSIGKVRISVVDATVG, from the coding sequence ATGGAATTCCTCGCAGATCCGAACATCTGGATCGGCCTCGTCACGCTTATCGTTCTGGAAGTCGTTCTCGGCATCGACAACCTCGTGTTCATTGCGATTCTGGCCGACAAGCTGCCACCCAGCCAGCGCAACAAAGCGCGTGTCATCGGCCTGTCGCTCGCGCTCATCATGCGCATCGGGCTTCTGTTCTCGATCTCCTGGATCGTCACGTTGACGCGGCCGATCTTCAGTGTCGGCGACTTCTCCTTCTCGGGCCGTGATCTCATTTTGATCGTCGGCGGCGTGTTTCTCCTGGCAAAGGGGACGATGGAGCTCCACGAGCGGCTCGAAGGGGCGCACAAGCCCAAAGAAGGCAAAGTTGTCCACGCGGTCTTCTGGCAGGTGATTGTCCAGATCGTCGTGCTCGACGCTGTCTTCTCGCTCGATAGCGTCATCACCGCCGTCGGCATGGTTGACCAACTCTGGGTCATGATCGTGGCGGTCTGCGTGGCCATGGCCGTCATGATGGCCGCATCGAGGCCGTTGATGGCCTTTGTGTCGAAGCATCCGACCGTCGTCATCCTCTGTCTTGGCTTCCTGCTGATGATCGGCTTCAGCCTGGTGGTCGAAGGTTTCGGCATGCATATCCCCAAGGGATATCTCTATGCGGCGATCGGCTTCTCGGTTCTGATCGAGGCCGCCAATCAGGTCGGGCGTCACAACAGGGAAAAACTGATCAGCACCGGGGATCTCCGCGAACGCACGTCGGAAGCCGTACTTCGCATGCTCGGTGGCCGCGTGGGCCAGGCGCCGATGGGAGAGACGATCGACGTCATCGCGGAGCAGGCCGCACAAAGCGACCTGTTCAGGCCCGAGGAAAAGGAAATGATTCGCGGCGTCCTCGATCTCGGAGAGCGCCCCGTCAGCTCCATCATGTCGCCGCGCAATGAGGTTGAGTGGCTGGACCTCAACGAGAGCGCCGAGCAGCTACAGGCGTCAATTCGGAAGCTCACGCATGGCCGCGTCATCCTGGCGCGCGAGAAGGTCGACGATTTCGTTGGCGTTGCGATCACAAAGGAGCTTTTGAACATCCTGATCGACGGCAAGCCAATCGATTGGGGACGGGTCACACGTCAGCCGGTCATCGTCCATGAAACGACTGATGTGCTCAAGGTCATGGAACAGCTGCGTGGGTCGCCTGTGCAGCTCGCGATGATCGTTGATGAATATGGGTCCTTCGAAGGGATAGCCACACCGACGGATATCCTTGAGGCAATCGCAGGTGAGTTTCCCGACATGGACGAGGAAGCGGCAGCGGTGGATCGCCAGGAGGACGGTTCCTGGCTGGTCGATGGATTCATCGACATACGCCAGCTCAGCGGCGCGATTGGACATGATCTGGTTGATGATTCGAACCGCTATTTCACGCTCGGCGGCTATATTCTGACGCATTTGGGACATTTGCCGGCCATTGGCGAAACTCTGGAGCTGGAAGGTCTTCGGTTTGGTATCGTCTCACTCGACAAGCGCAGCATCGGCAAGGTCCGGATCAGCGTAGTCGATGCCACGGTCGGCTAA